The Octadecabacter arcticus 238 genome contains a region encoding:
- a CDS encoding 3-methyl-2-oxobutanoate hydroxymethyltransferase, whose protein sequence is MKRVFTMVGNFEERNLTIWDIRALKGQQILTQTLPSCPEDASAATKAGIDLLNVRFEPEFPHRAAAIRGVSPKTFTTFAMPLIGVSSSQEALRMAHSALQLGADSIMCQWSLEFVETLSKAGIPVQGHVGLVPRKSMWTGGLRAVGKTTGEAMSIYQDIKDLENAGAWAVECEVMPSRVTEELSKRTSLITVSIGAGSAGDVQFLFARDILGDGPGPFPRHSKQYCDLEYARASMQDMRKTAFSAFIADVHSGSFPASQHEVKIDDEAYQSLVTELDKVQKI, encoded by the coding sequence ATGAAACGTGTGTTCACGATGGTCGGAAATTTCGAGGAACGAAACCTAACGATTTGGGACATTCGTGCCCTCAAGGGGCAGCAAATTCTGACGCAGACTTTGCCATCGTGCCCTGAGGATGCAAGTGCTGCCACAAAAGCTGGTATAGATTTGTTAAATGTCCGTTTTGAGCCGGAATTCCCTCACCGTGCAGCTGCCATAAGAGGGGTATCCCCCAAAACATTCACAACTTTTGCAATGCCTTTAATTGGTGTTTCTTCGTCGCAAGAGGCACTGCGGATGGCACATTCTGCGTTACAGTTGGGTGCGGACTCTATTATGTGCCAATGGAGCCTTGAATTTGTTGAAACGCTCTCGAAAGCGGGTATTCCCGTGCAAGGTCATGTAGGGCTGGTTCCAAGAAAAAGCATGTGGACTGGGGGGCTGCGTGCGGTTGGGAAGACTACAGGCGAGGCAATGTCGATATACCAAGACATCAAAGACCTTGAGAATGCAGGCGCTTGGGCAGTTGAGTGTGAAGTCATGCCCTCGCGCGTTACAGAAGAGCTGAGCAAGAGAACGTCTCTTATCACAGTGTCAATTGGTGCTGGGTCTGCAGGTGACGTCCAATTCTTGTTCGCTCGCGACATTCTAGGGGATGGTCCAGGCCCGTTTCCGCGACATTCAAAGCAATATTGCGACCTAGAATATGCCCGGGCCTCGATGCAGGACATGAGAAAGACTGCTTTCAGTGCGTTTATTGCAGACGTTCATTCAGGTAGCTTTCCGGCCTCGCAGCACGAAGTCAAGATTGACGACGAAGCATACCAGAGTTTGGTTACTGAATTAGATAAAGTCCAAAAGATATAA
- a CDS encoding substrate-binding domain-containing protein, with product MAAHSNVSTATVSRCLSKSELVRPEVKLRVEASILELGYVLDGAAKALKTDKSETIGVIVPTLEISSFASAIQALEKTLSDANYTTVLAVSDFDTEKELRLARNLAQQGVDAIILIGQENDDRLVMFLENIQMPHVSLWDVGKGSKYPHIGFDNREGLRQITQYVLDHGHTDVVLVLGGGPHANARTKQRRAGFEDAMTSRGLPVSPGIIYEMPYNPFSGKIALERIWGLSSKPTAIVCASDILALGVLRACKEIGISIPNDVSITGFDGLNIMADLWVPVTSMSVPAREMGEAAATYLLNILQNRPTKPLLELNCKLIEGESVKALT from the coding sequence GTGGCCGCGCATTCTAATGTTTCAACCGCGACAGTTTCAAGGTGTCTTTCGAAATCGGAACTTGTCCGGCCAGAGGTCAAGTTACGCGTTGAAGCGTCAATTCTGGAGCTAGGTTATGTACTTGATGGAGCTGCAAAGGCGCTTAAGACTGACAAGTCTGAAACTATTGGTGTCATTGTTCCAACACTTGAGATCAGCAGCTTTGCATCTGCTATACAAGCCCTCGAGAAAACACTTTCGGATGCAAATTATACAACAGTCCTAGCGGTATCAGATTTTGATACGGAGAAAGAATTACGGCTGGCCCGAAATCTTGCTCAACAGGGTGTTGATGCAATTATTCTGATCGGTCAGGAAAACGACGACAGGCTTGTCATGTTTCTGGAAAATATACAGATGCCACATGTAAGCTTGTGGGACGTTGGGAAGGGTTCCAAATACCCACACATAGGCTTTGATAACCGTGAAGGTTTACGCCAGATTACTCAATATGTTTTAGATCACGGGCATACAGATGTCGTTCTTGTATTGGGAGGTGGCCCACATGCAAATGCGCGCACTAAACAACGCAGAGCTGGTTTCGAGGATGCAATGACATCGCGAGGCCTGCCCGTGTCTCCTGGCATCATTTACGAAATGCCGTATAATCCGTTTAGCGGCAAAATAGCGCTAGAAAGGATCTGGGGCCTTAGCTCTAAACCCACTGCAATCGTCTGTGCGAGCGACATCCTAGCTCTTGGAGTTCTAAGGGCCTGTAAAGAGATTGGCATTTCTATCCCAAATGATGTTTCTATCACTGGCTTTGATGGGTTAAACATCATGGCCGACCTTTGGGTGCCGGTTACAAGCATGTCAGTTCCAGCCAGAGAAATGGGCGAAGCCGCTGCAACTTACTTGTTGAATATCTTGCAAAACAGACCAACAAAACCCTTGCTGGAACTGAATTGTAAATTAATAGAAGGGGAATCGGTCAAAGCGCTGACTTAA
- a CDS encoding transposase, whose translation MKSADNTFDKHRHVAKQTKDPKSLRQNHLETFDTPFVAPITVDGVSAVQLLAKIEARNQDKRIIHVIWDNAAYHKGPDVRAFLSRKSCRIHLIQLPPYCPHLNPIERLWAMMHQHVTHNGAYPKKKLFTESILKFFRKIIPEKWHNFQNQVTDNFSIISEQNLRVLE comes from the coding sequence ATGAAATCGGCGGACAACACCTTTGACAAACACCGCCATGTCGCAAAACAAACGAAAGATCCCAAAAGTTTGCGACAGAACCACCTTGAAACCTTTGATACGCCTTTCGTCGCGCCGATCACAGTAGATGGTGTGAGTGCCGTGCAATTGCTGGCCAAGATTGAGGCCCGCAATCAAGATAAACGCATAATCCATGTGATATGGGACAACGCCGCTTACCACAAAGGGCCGGATGTCAGGGCTTTTCTCTCACGCAAAAGCTGCCGCATCCACCTGATCCAGCTGCCGCCCTATTGCCCGCACCTAAATCCAATTGAAAGGCTCTGGGCCATGATGCACCAACACGTCACCCACAATGGCGCCTATCCCAAGAAAAAGCTATTTACCGAATCCATTCTGAAGTTCTTTCGGAAAATTATCCCAGAGAAATGGCACAACTTCCAAAATCAGGTCACTGATAACTTCAGCATCATCTCAGAACAAAATCTGCGGGTTTTGGAGTGA
- a CDS encoding IS6 family transposase (programmed frameshift) — MSVDFKGAHYPKSVTLYAVYFYVRYGVSYRDLEEIMEERGAEVVHATLNRWVVKFGPLMAVQAQSRKKPTAKSWRMDETYIKVKGKWTYYYRAVDNTGKTLDFMLSERRDKAAARRFFKRALGTNGVPDRVVIDKSGANLAGLQSINVILKFKGSGNTIKILQVKYLNNIIEQDHRFVKRITGPMLGFKAFHSAEATLAGIETAHMIRKGQLDANGLTAFQQFAARAA; from the exons ATGTCGGTTGATTTCAAGGGAGCCCATTATCCTAAGAGCGTAACCCTGTACGCGGTTTATTTCTATGTGCGATATGGAGTTTCCTATCGCGACCTGGAAGAAATCATGGAGGAGCGTGGGGCTGAAGTTGTCCATGCAACCTTGAACCGTTGGGTGGTTAAGTTTGGGCCGCTGATGGCGGTACAAGCGCAGTCCCGCAAGAAGCCAACCGCCAAATCTTGGCGCATGGACGAAACCTACATCAAGGTTAAAGGCAAATGGACCTACTATTACCGGGCGGTCGACAACACTGGAA AAACCCTTGATTTCATGCTGTCTGAGCGTCGCGACAAGGCTGCGGCCCGTCGGTTTTTCAAGCGCGCGCTTGGCACGAATGGCGTGCCTGACCGTGTCGTCATCGACAAGAGCGGCGCCAATCTGGCGGGTCTGCAAAGCATCAATGTGATCCTGAAGTTCAAGGGCTCAGGCAACACCATCAAGATCCTGCAGGTCAAATACCTCAACAACATCATTGAACAGGACCATCGCTTCGTAAAGCGGATCACGGGCCCGATGCTTGGCTTCAAGGCTTTCCATTCTGCCGAGGCGACCTTGGCTGGGATCGAGACCGCGCACATGATCCGTAAGGGGCAACTCGACGCCAACGGGCTCACCGCATTCCAGCAGTTTGCGGCGCGCGCAGCATAA
- a CDS encoding aldehyde dehydrogenase family protein: MDMTKHYVNGEWVTPLSDKTMAVLNPATEKQIATIVLGNDADVDRAVAAANAALKTYSRTTKAERLDLLRRLLDETQNRFEDLAQAISSEMGAPISMARDAQTDAAVGHLQGFIDALEAQPEREEHANGDVLLREPIGVCGLITPWNWPMNQIALKVLPALASGCTCVLKPSEHTPLSAAIYAEIIHAAGFPAGVFNLVYGDGPTVGAAMSRHPDIQMMSFTGSTRAGRAVTKDAADTVKRVTLELGGKSPNLVFADCDLEERVTESVLECMYNTGQSCDAPTRMLVEKSCYARVLDIAKAAAISQTVGDPTLEGEHIGPLFDSIQFDRVQAMIAKGIDEGATVLAGGLGKPDGVDAGWFVKPTIFADVRNDMAIAQQEIFGPVLVIIPFEDEADAIAIANDTPYGLAAYLQTGDPDRAERVAGQLKAGAVHINGGGFNYGSPFGGYKQSGNGREGGAMGLEDYQEIKTLHFG; encoded by the coding sequence ATGGACATGACAAAACACTACGTGAACGGCGAATGGGTCACTCCGTTGAGTGATAAGACCATGGCGGTCCTTAATCCTGCGACTGAAAAGCAGATCGCGACGATTGTCTTGGGGAACGACGCAGACGTGGATCGCGCCGTGGCGGCGGCAAATGCGGCACTCAAGACCTATTCGCGCACCACAAAGGCCGAACGCCTTGATCTTTTGCGGCGTCTGTTGGACGAAACCCAGAACCGGTTCGAGGATCTTGCTCAGGCAATTTCGTCTGAGATGGGCGCCCCCATTTCGATGGCCCGAGACGCGCAAACAGACGCAGCAGTCGGGCATCTGCAGGGGTTCATTGACGCGCTTGAGGCGCAGCCAGAACGCGAAGAACACGCCAACGGTGATGTGTTGTTGCGTGAACCTATTGGCGTTTGCGGTCTTATCACGCCGTGGAACTGGCCGATGAACCAGATCGCGCTCAAGGTTCTTCCGGCGCTGGCCAGCGGATGTACATGCGTGCTTAAACCGTCAGAACACACGCCGTTGTCCGCTGCAATTTATGCTGAAATCATCCATGCTGCGGGCTTTCCTGCGGGTGTTTTCAACCTCGTTTACGGCGATGGTCCGACTGTTGGGGCGGCGATGTCGCGACACCCCGACATCCAGATGATGTCGTTCACCGGATCAACACGCGCAGGCAGAGCCGTCACCAAGGATGCCGCCGATACGGTCAAACGCGTCACGCTGGAACTTGGTGGTAAATCCCCAAACCTTGTCTTTGCGGATTGTGACCTTGAGGAACGCGTGACGGAATCCGTTCTTGAATGCATGTATAATACCGGCCAGTCCTGCGACGCGCCAACGCGCATGTTGGTTGAAAAAAGTTGTTACGCACGGGTTCTCGACATCGCCAAGGCCGCCGCGATCAGCCAGACCGTTGGGGATCCAACCCTTGAAGGGGAGCATATCGGCCCGCTCTTTGACAGCATCCAGTTCGACCGCGTTCAGGCGATGATCGCCAAGGGTATCGACGAAGGTGCCACGGTGCTTGCCGGGGGGCTTGGCAAGCCTGATGGCGTTGATGCGGGCTGGTTCGTTAAGCCGACCATTTTCGCTGACGTACGTAACGATATGGCGATTGCACAGCAGGAAATCTTTGGCCCCGTTCTTGTCATCATCCCATTCGAGGACGAGGCGGACGCGATCGCAATTGCCAACGACACGCCCTACGGGCTTGCCGCGTATCTTCAGACTGGCGATCCAGACCGCGCTGAACGTGTTGCAGGCCAGCTGAAGGCAGGTGCAGTGCATATCAACGGTGGTGGCTTTAACTATGGGTCGCCCTTTGGTGGCTACAAACAATCCGGCAACGGGCGTGAAGGAGGCGCAATGGGTCTAGAAGATTATCAAGAGATCAAGACACTTCATTTTGGATAA
- a CDS encoding FAD-dependent oxidoreductase yields the protein MKHLFSPLAIRGHTLKNLIFSTGHMTVMLKDNLPTKRMAAYHAARAKGGAGLIIIEAARAHVSGMSGRPAILAYDDACIPGYARIARDCQQHGAKVFAQLTHPGREMTTAMDGTQAVALAPSAVPNERFHVMPRAMTTQDITDIVASYSNASSRLKKAGLDGVEIVASHGVLAAQFLNPKVNLRTDTYGGSRENRMRFLCDILRAARSGAGRGMIVGVRLSIDEKDHDGLEPDEMITVATSLADQGLVDYLNVTAGTSAGLAGSTHIVPPMAFETAYTAPLAAAIKAKVDVPVFVAGRINQPQIGEQIVASGQADMCGMTRALIADPLMPNKAKAGHLDNIRACVACNQACVGHMLNGYPILCIQHPETGRELEFGTLKPATSPKNVLVVGGGPGGLKAAAIAASRGHHVTLLEAQSTLGGQVRLAQMLPGRAEFGGVTDNLAREATHAGVDIRLNIRATRSTIEQHQPDAVILAVGAKPRTAALEGEGSGHIVQAWDVLQGRANVGSNVVIADWRGDWIGLGLAERLARDGCHVRLAVNAITVGQAIPQYARDVWLGTLHKLGVGIIPYMRLFGADAVSAYFQHTLSQEAVIMDGVDTVVTALGHDPETALADELSGHIKDLHLIGDCLSPRSVEEAVLEGLQIAAQI from the coding sequence ATGAAGCATCTTTTCTCACCCCTCGCGATCCGCGGACACACCCTAAAGAATCTCATCTTTTCGACAGGGCACATGACGGTGATGCTAAAAGACAACCTGCCAACCAAACGCATGGCCGCATACCATGCAGCGCGCGCAAAAGGTGGTGCGGGGTTGATCATTATTGAGGCCGCCCGCGCACATGTGTCGGGCATGTCCGGACGCCCCGCAATCCTCGCCTATGACGACGCCTGCATCCCCGGATATGCCCGTATCGCGCGCGACTGCCAGCAGCATGGCGCCAAAGTCTTTGCGCAATTGACCCATCCGGGCCGTGAAATGACGACCGCCATGGACGGCACACAAGCCGTTGCGCTGGCCCCGTCAGCAGTTCCGAATGAACGGTTTCACGTCATGCCCCGTGCGATGACGACACAAGACATTACCGACATTGTTGCAAGCTACAGTAACGCTTCATCCCGTCTGAAAAAAGCCGGTCTTGATGGAGTTGAAATCGTCGCCTCGCACGGCGTTCTCGCCGCCCAGTTCTTGAATCCGAAAGTAAACCTGCGCACCGATACATATGGCGGCAGCCGCGAAAATAGAATGCGATTTCTGTGTGACATCCTACGGGCTGCAAGGTCCGGCGCCGGTCGTGGTATGATTGTGGGTGTTCGCCTGTCCATAGATGAAAAAGACCATGACGGACTTGAACCGGATGAGATGATCACTGTCGCCACGTCGCTCGCAGATCAAGGATTGGTGGATTATCTGAACGTCACAGCAGGCACATCTGCGGGGCTTGCTGGATCAACCCATATCGTGCCCCCCATGGCCTTTGAGACCGCATATACCGCACCACTGGCCGCTGCGATAAAGGCCAAAGTCGATGTTCCAGTCTTTGTTGCCGGACGGATTAACCAGCCACAGATCGGCGAACAAATCGTGGCGTCCGGTCAAGCTGACATGTGCGGTATGACCCGCGCACTGATCGCAGACCCTTTAATGCCTAACAAAGCAAAGGCCGGGCATCTGGATAACATTCGCGCCTGTGTCGCCTGCAATCAGGCCTGTGTCGGGCATATGCTGAATGGCTATCCGATTTTGTGCATCCAGCACCCAGAGACCGGTCGTGAGCTGGAATTTGGCACGCTTAAGCCTGCGACATCGCCAAAAAATGTCCTTGTGGTTGGGGGTGGACCCGGCGGGCTTAAGGCTGCGGCCATTGCTGCATCGCGCGGCCACCATGTCACGTTGCTTGAAGCCCAAAGCACCTTGGGCGGTCAGGTGCGGTTGGCGCAAATGCTGCCCGGGCGGGCCGAGTTTGGCGGCGTTACTGACAATCTAGCGCGCGAGGCCACTCACGCTGGCGTCGATATCCGTCTGAACATACGCGCCACCCGTTCAACGATTGAGCAACATCAACCCGATGCCGTCATTCTTGCTGTAGGCGCAAAGCCCCGCACAGCTGCACTGGAGGGGGAGGGAAGTGGTCATATCGTTCAGGCCTGGGATGTGCTGCAAGGTCGCGCAAACGTCGGGAGCAATGTGGTCATCGCAGATTGGCGTGGTGACTGGATCGGGCTCGGCCTTGCCGAAAGACTGGCGCGGGATGGCTGCCATGTCCGGCTGGCAGTCAACGCGATCACCGTGGGCCAAGCAATCCCGCAATATGCGCGCGACGTGTGGCTTGGGACATTGCACAAGCTGGGCGTGGGCATCATTCCCTACATGCGATTGTTCGGCGCGGATGCCGTCAGCGCCTATTTTCAACACACGTTAAGCCAAGAGGCCGTTATAATGGACGGCGTGGACACTGTCGTCACGGCATTGGGGCACGACCCTGAAACCGCCCTTGCGGATGAACTGTCAGGTCACATCAAAGACCTTCACCTAATTGGTGATTGTCTCAGCCCGCGCAGCGTCGAAGAAGCCGTCCTGGAGGGGCTTCAGATTGCTGCACAAATATAG
- a CDS encoding FAD-dependent oxidoreductase: MTRDPRYDILFTPLKIGPVTTKNRFFQVPHCTGMGYIRPRMLASMREVKAEGGWGVICTEYNSIHPSSDDLRHVSASLWNDSDIRAHRLMTDKIHAHGALAGAELWYGGARSANMMTREVALDLDSMPNSVGHPFQTRAMDKTDIRNLRRWHRKAAIRARDAGFDVVYVYATHGYLLANFLDPARNTRSDEYGGVMENRVRLVRELIEETKDAVGDKCAVAVRFAADEQVGEDGIPITGERRDMFEMLAPLPDLWDINIADYGVEMGVSRFTKEGALEPYMGFVKSITDKPVVTVGRFTSPDTMVSQLKRGVTDLIGAARPSIADPFLPAKIEAGDLGAIRECIGCNVCYSGDSLGVPIRCTQNPTMGEEWRKGWHPEKIDPKGSDTRVLVVGAGPAGMEAARALGQRGYEVMLAEATRELGGRVRREATLPGLSEYIRVKDYREQQMLKMPNVEVFRESQMSAQDVHAVEADHVVIATGAHWRKERFNGNRYVSVTPDGADAHVLTPDDIMDGRMPDGPTLVYDEDGYYLGGVIAEKLRAAGLDVTYATPADVVSQWAENTSERWRVRSHLMKLGIEIELSKSLTEFDGKTARLACEYGGTVTDLKVRTVVMVTQRKTNDTLYNDLITGAGGDRAKLPFTLSRVGDCDAPAIIAAAVYAGHRYARELDAPIDSDEPLRHDRVDVGETPEGSYLMGRT; encoded by the coding sequence ATGACCCGCGATCCCCGCTACGATATCTTGTTCACCCCGCTTAAGATTGGTCCGGTGACAACCAAAAACCGCTTTTTCCAAGTGCCCCACTGCACAGGAATGGGCTACATCCGTCCCCGCATGCTGGCCAGTATGCGCGAGGTTAAGGCCGAAGGCGGTTGGGGCGTTATCTGCACCGAATACAACTCAATTCACCCGTCATCTGACGACTTGCGGCATGTCTCGGCGTCTTTATGGAACGACAGCGACATTCGGGCGCATCGCTTGATGACAGATAAAATCCACGCCCACGGCGCCCTTGCGGGGGCGGAACTTTGGTATGGCGGCGCGCGCAGCGCCAACATGATGACGCGCGAAGTCGCGCTTGATCTTGACAGCATGCCGAACAGCGTCGGCCACCCGTTTCAGACGCGCGCAATGGATAAAACTGATATTCGCAACCTTCGGCGCTGGCACCGCAAGGCCGCAATCCGCGCACGCGATGCGGGTTTTGATGTGGTCTATGTTTATGCTACGCACGGCTATCTGCTTGCCAATTTCCTTGATCCAGCGCGCAATACACGCAGCGACGAATACGGCGGTGTTATGGAAAATCGCGTGCGTCTGGTGCGTGAATTGATTGAAGAAACCAAAGATGCCGTCGGCGATAAATGCGCCGTTGCCGTGCGCTTTGCTGCTGATGAACAAGTCGGCGAGGACGGTATTCCAATCACGGGTGAGCGGCGTGATATGTTTGAAATGTTGGCCCCCCTACCCGACCTATGGGACATCAACATTGCTGACTACGGCGTTGAAATGGGTGTCTCGCGGTTCACCAAAGAAGGCGCGTTGGAACCCTACATGGGCTTCGTGAAATCCATCACCGACAAACCCGTCGTGACTGTCGGGCGTTTCACATCGCCCGATACGATGGTCAGCCAGCTTAAACGCGGTGTGACAGACCTGATCGGTGCCGCGCGTCCATCTATCGCCGATCCGTTTTTGCCGGCCAAGATAGAAGCAGGTGATCTTGGCGCAATCCGTGAATGTATCGGCTGTAACGTTTGCTATTCCGGTGACAGCTTGGGCGTGCCGATCCGTTGCACCCAAAACCCCACAATGGGTGAAGAATGGCGCAAGGGCTGGCATCCCGAAAAGATTGATCCCAAAGGAAGCGACACCCGCGTGCTTGTGGTTGGCGCTGGTCCCGCAGGTATGGAAGCCGCGCGTGCTTTGGGACAGCGCGGCTATGAGGTGATGTTGGCAGAAGCCACCCGTGAATTGGGTGGCCGCGTGCGGCGCGAAGCAACCCTGCCGGGCCTCAGTGAATACATCCGCGTTAAAGACTACCGCGAACAGCAAATGTTGAAGATGCCGAATGTCGAGGTGTTCCGCGAAAGCCAGATGTCCGCGCAGGATGTCCATGCAGTTGAGGCCGATCACGTCGTCATTGCAACCGGCGCGCACTGGCGCAAGGAACGCTTTAATGGGAACCGCTATGTGTCGGTCACGCCGGACGGCGCTGATGCGCATGTCCTAACACCAGACGACATTATGGATGGCAGAATGCCCGATGGCCCTACGCTGGTCTATGATGAAGACGGCTATTACCTTGGTGGTGTCATCGCAGAAAAACTCCGCGCCGCGGGACTGGATGTCACCTATGCCACCCCAGCCGACGTGGTCTCGCAGTGGGCGGAAAATACCTCTGAACGCTGGCGTGTCCGCAGCCATTTGATGAAGCTGGGGATCGAGATTGAACTGTCAAAATCTCTGACAGAATTTGACGGGAAAACGGCCCGACTGGCGTGTGAATATGGCGGCACGGTCACTGACTTAAAGGTGCGGACGGTGGTGATGGTAACCCAACGCAAGACGAATGATACGCTCTACAATGACCTCATAACAGGCGCAGGTGGCGATCGCGCAAAACTACCATTTACGCTGTCTCGCGTCGGAGATTGCGACGCCCCTGCTATCATCGCCGCTGCGGTCTATGCCGGCCACCGCTACGCCCGCGAACTTGATGCACCAATCGATTCTGATGAACCACTACGCCATGACCGCGTCGACGTTGGTGAAACGCCTGAAGGGTCATACTTAATGGGCCGCACCTAA